From a single Molothrus ater isolate BHLD 08-10-18 breed brown headed cowbird chromosome Z, BPBGC_Mater_1.1, whole genome shotgun sequence genomic region:
- the LOC118699576 gene encoding butyrophilin subfamily 2 member A2-like yields MAFFLKPRPCTWDLALDYHTAKQFEVDVTLDPATVGPEVILSEDLKEATWGRPRCQWPEGPGRFDTDPCMLGSEGFTSGRHYWEVEANGRFWAVGVARESVQRKGRVLFKPNTEIWGLQKYDELCVALTAPSHTSVPLLNGEIGVYLDYEVGQVSFYAVSRRQRIFTLPASFSGERVFPYFCVLLSTIKLSPKG; encoded by the exons ATGGCTTTCTTCCTCAAACCACGGCCATGCACATGGGACCTTGCCCTGGACTACCACACCGCCAAACAGTTTGAAG tggaTGTAACCCTGGATCCAGCCACAGTGGGCCCAGAGGTGATCCTCTCTGAGGACCTCAAGGAAGCCACCTGGGGCAGACCTCGATGCCAGTGGCCCGAGGGTCCAGGCCGTTTCGACACAGACCCGTGCATGCTGGGCAGCGAGGGCTTCACCTCGGGCCGGCACTACTGGGAGGTGGAGGCTAATGGGCGCTTCTGGGCCGTGGGGGTGGCCCGTGAGTCAGTTCAGAGGAAAGGCCGGGTCCTCTTCAAGCCCAACACTGAAATCTGGGGCTTGCAGAAGTATGATGAGCTCTGTGTTGCCCTCACAGCTCCCTCCCACACCTCTGTCCCACTCCTCAATGGGGAGATTGGGGTCTACCTGGACTATGAGGTGGGACAGGTCTCTTTCTACGCTGTCAGCAGACGCCAACGCATCTTCACTTTGCCTGCCTCCTTCAGTGGGGAGAGGGTCTTCCCCTACTTTTGCGTGCTCCTCTCAACCATTAAACTATCCCCCAAGGGCTGA
- the LOC118699650 gene encoding C-type lectin domain family 2 member E-like — protein MEMKPEARVACQVMLAVLFTALLITAITFAVQAFQPHAQPCFQCPFDWIRYRGKCYYFSEVEGNWTYSQDNCSALGASLAMLDSTEDLRFVMRYKGISEHWIGLLREDEEQPWLWVNRSPLSHLFRIRGSGLCAYLDDNGLSSSHCSTERSWICNKHELQSSGKGNRMRRPPNLCVSSLGAAGRPSHSQVSGAP, from the exons ATGGAGATGAAGCCAGAGGCACGTGTCGCCTGCCAGGTGATGCTGGCAGTGcttttcacagctctgctcatcaCAGCCATCACTTTTGCAG TGCAAGCTTTTCAGCCTcatgcccagccctgctttcAGTGCCCCTTTGACTGGATCAGGTACCGAGGAAAATGCTACTATTTTTCTGAGGTTGAAGGGAACTGGACATACAGCCAGGACAACTGCTCAGCGCTTGGTGCTTCCTTGGCCATGCTGGACAGCACGGAGGACTTG AGATTTGTGATGAGGTACAAAGGCATCTCAGAGCATTGGATTGGCCTTTTgcgggaggatgaggagcagccaTGGCTGTGGGTGAATCGCTCACCTCTATCTCACCT GTTTCGGATCCGTGGTAGTGGGCTCTGTGCTTACCTGGATGACAatgggctcagctcctcccactgcagcactgagagGAGCTGGATTTGTAATAAAcatgagctgcagagctcaggcaaGGGCAACAGGATGAGACGGCCTCCAAACCTCTGTGTCAGCTCCttgggtgctgcagggaggcCTTCTCACTCCCAGGTATCTGGTGCACCCTAG